Genomic DNA from Cloeon dipterum chromosome 3, ieCloDipt1.1, whole genome shotgun sequence:
GATTGATTGTTCGCAGGtcagatttttgtattttttgaaaaactgaaGGAGTCGCCGAATCTAAGCAGGTGTAAGCTTTGCGGCAAAATTGTGACCCACTGTAGAAACCATTACCGTGTGCACTTTCCGGGCAAATTCCGATGTGCCCTGTGCGGTAGTTACTTTACCCGCAGAGACAATTTGCTCGCGCACTTCCGAGCGAAACACCCCTTCGAGCCAGTCCCTTATCTCCTGAGTGCAAGCTAACTCCTCTCCTCCCGCGACCAAGGTTAGTCTCAACaccctctttttctctctctcattaCTTCCGAAAATACATTCCGGGCGCACGCAGAAAATCGCCTCCTCACTCACCTCAGCGGCTCACTCGGTGCCTCCTCGGTGCGGTGTTGGTCTTCTTTCTCAGCATCCCCCCTCCTTCTCTCTGCTCGCTGTCCCTGAGGACCGTTGGTGCcagtcgaaattttaaatttaaaatgtcaatcTTCCTcagaattcattttaaaaaattgaaaacgtcCGAGGGATGGTTTACGCAGGACGAGCAGACACGCCCACCTGCAAAAGACTCGCCTTGATCCTGTGCTGGTGACTCCTGGACACCAGAGAAAGGCGTGTCTGTTGCTTACCAGGGCGCATCTGTTCGTGCTGAATACACCGTCCCTTGCCTTCCAaattgcatttgaaatttcgAGTTTGGCATGCAAAAAGTCTGATGCGGTGGCGTGGAGAACTTTCCTCCAACCACCGAAATGCTAACTTAAAAGAGTCGCTTGCAATAATCTCATCGGTCTTGGACGTGGAGCTCTTCTAACCCGTGGCGGAGTTGCCTCTTCAGGGGGTGGTTGCGGCTAACCCTCTCGGCGGTGGCGGGTGGTGTAGTCGCAGACTGGCTGTGCCTGCGGATGCTGAGCAGTGGAGCTGATCGCTGGGGGTCGTGTCTGTTGCAGGCTTGGGCGTGCTGCCCAGTCCGCAAGAGGTCAACTTGATGTTCCGCAAGCTGAAGAGCGGCGATCGCGAGTGTCTGGTTTGCGGCAAGCGCCTGTCCAACTATCGAAACCACTATTTCATTCACCGGCCAGGCAACTTTCCTTGTCCCGTGTGCGAACGCTTGTTCGCCCGCCAGGACCAAATGAAGCAGCACGCGCGCTCGGTGCACATGCGGGACCAAGTCCTTCAGCAGGACCAGCCGAACAGCAAGCGAAAGCTCCGGACCTGATAGGCAGCGTGTGTTTCAGGGTGCACGGTCCGCCACCGCAACTACGACTCGGTGTTCACAAAGCTGGCGACCGGGGCGCGCGAGTGCCGCCTCTGCCACAAGGTGGTCATGAACTACGCCAATCACTACCTGGTTCACTTCCGCGAGAAGTTCGCCTGCCCCTTCTGCCCCAGCTCCTTCTCCCGCCCCTCCTACATGAAGCAGCACATCAAGGTCAACCACCAGGACAAGGACAAGGACAAGCAGCCCCCCGCCGAgtcgcagccgcagcagccgcagcccTCCGCTAGCTCATAGCCTCTGACCTCCCGACACAAACGCTCGCCCTGCCCCCGCCCGTCCACTCGAACACGAGTCTGGCGACacgaatttgaatttgactAAATTGTAGAAATCACCGGCTCGCTGGACGGATCAGgaatttattgccattatgTGGTTCCGGATCCGCCCGCTGAAGGTTTTTGTAACTAGGTGTCGCCCACTCGCGCTCGAGGCAGCGGAGGCGCAACagttcctaattttttaattttttttttcaaagtgacGCAAGCAGCTCTCTAGGTCCCGTTCCGTATAAGTGCAAGCCTGAattctttgatttattttgcaatcgGAAACAGAGCCATGGACTTGCCAtatatattgcttttttttagTTGTCGTTACCAATTTTTGAATACAGACCACTTTTGACGAGTTGAGTAGAGAACCAGTATTTAGCTTTATTTGCGTCCTCCAAAGAAGTAGTCGAGTAAAattgtgtgcgtgtgtgcataTTTGCAAGCTGGACTGTTTTCTTTTGAGAAGAGATCAAAAGACGTAGCGATAAGACATCACTTAATCATACATACTTAACCACCGGGCCCCCCTTTGTTTACACGGATTCTTGGACAACACACCGAACAAATGTACAGTTAGTTTTTaaagattgaaataaataaaaaactgagtCGAGTCCTCTGAGCTAAAAAACATACGATGATTTTCACTGATTTCCAGCAATGGTTATTAACAACACGTTGATTGGTCCGTCCTTGTCGTTTgtcgtgtttatttttgcatgcGCGTCTTTGCATTGTCGTTGCTTCTGAGTCAGTGTTGTTTGCCGTGTGGCATGTAGAGAGCATTCCCGACCACGTGACACAGCAAATTTGAGTTTGGCCACCCTGAGTCCACCCGTTTGTGTGTATGCAGAGCATGAACGGCGCGAGCCAAGTGTACGAATAATTCCCGTTTCTTTGCAGGCATGGCAAACTTGACCTCGGATAGCGACATTAAAGATCAGAAATCCATGTTTTTACGACTGCCGAACGGGCAGAAGCAGTGCAGACTGTGTTTCAAAGTAATATCGAACCTCAAGAACCACTACCTGTCTCACAACCCGGGCAACTACCCGTGTCCCTACTGCTTCCGGCGCTTCTCGCGTAAGGACAACGCCAAGCAGCACATCCGACTCAAACATCGCATGGTGCCAGGATACCTCGACGCCAAGATTTAATGCGAGACCCCCTTGGCCCCCCCGGTgcaggaggaggaggacgGAGGCTTTTTTCCATCCACCCCCTCGCACTCTAACACGACTAACAACTGAACAGCAACCGACCCCCCGACTGGCGAGCTCGCTCggacaatatttatttttcaaagcgtCGAAACACTCTgtcacacacactctctctctctctgattTCTGAGCTTGCGCatcctgaccaaaaatagccAAGGGAGCTTCTGATCATTTCGCGTTCCAAGTGACCGACCGACCAACCAGAGACGTTCGTTCGTTGGTGTCTCGCAAGCACCACCAGCCGCCTCCGCAGTCGTTGGAtctgtaaatattaataattagcgATTCGATTCTTGCCGCGCCAGCAAGACTGTATAAACACGTAACTCggtctctctctcactctctttaTTTGATAATCAATCGACTAGAAGTGTGTGCCATACCAATACACTGCTACagttaattattgaattaattaattaccattATACTTTTAGTTCGTACGCGTCAGCTGAAGGACATGATTTGTGTATAACGAGTGTGCCATTTATATTACtacctttctttctttttagtCTAACTCGGTTGTGTTTTTCTATTCATCTTCGTCGGTTTCCACCACAACGCGaaactcacacacacacacacacatcaaaCGATTTTGTACAAGTTGGAATTCATTGTTGTCTACTAGTCGATTTCtcgccattttaattttgtcccaCGTGCCATAGCGTCCGCCTCTGTTTGCGACACTAAAAAAACCCCTTTTCCTTGTGCCGGAAGTAATcgaatttaatgaatttagtCCTGCTCACCCTCCCCTCCGAGAAAGCGAGGGGAGGGGGCCGTGGTCGGAAAGCAGAGGCGTTCGCCGCGTCTATGATGAGTTCCCGTATCGATATGAATATGTATAATGATTATTAATAAGTTAGTgcgtttttttatctctgtgtGTGCTTAATTtgcggattttatttttaactaaaagaTGAGGGAGGTGTTTAATCACAAATTCTTAGAGTGCTAATCGACCGACACACGTTGGAGAATGAACGACGAGATATTTAGCTCTAATTTTGTGAGGCTACAGTTTTTCAAAGTCACTCTTAATAACGATGtagataattatatattaattaatgccgACGAAGAAAGAAACCTGTCTCTGTCTCAGTCTCTGTATACGCGAACGAGGagagattattaaaaaaaggtcgTATCACCGCAACAAAGCtctattattactttttttccattccactataaatacatatatctcGTATATTATCTCTCTTTGTCCACTGCTTTGCATGGTCCGCTTGGTGTGAGCCGACTCCGTCAGTTTTTCCAAAAGATGTGAGTGTTGTCTTTGATTTAGTGGGTGTGTGGCTCGAATTGCAGCTGGCAGCTACCACAGCCTGTTCGAGGAGGGCGCCGGGCCGCAGTTCCGCTGCCGGCTGTGCGGCAAGCAGGTGACCAACAAGTGGCACCACTTCCACAGCCACCAGCCCGTCCGCAGCGTCTGTCCCATCTGCAAAGCCTCCTACAGCCGCAGGGACACCCTCAAGGCGCACATCAGGGCCAAGCACCCCTTCGTCCAATGACTGATTTCTCCgattgctattttaattatattacaaGTAGAGAGGCCTAAAACGTGCTAAACTGACAACTTTAATTGTTAGCAAGTTATACATAGACTGGATATATAAGTTATTAGTCGAgaagtaaaatttgtaaaataaatatattgatgaTTTTAGTAACTAGACTTTTAAAGTAACTTTCTTGAAAAGATATAAATGAGCGGATGTTGAAGTTTTTCTCGAtattaatttagcaattttatttaaaaggtgTAAGTGTCCGAAGCTTTGCCTTCTACCTCACCATCCAAGGtccaaaataaatagacaGCTGTAAATATTCTGAAGACTGAAGACGTGCTGacggcaaaataataattattttttggtctaCCAACATGAAGAGAAATGAAGAtgccaaaattttggaaatcagATGTTGAGCCTGACAAAACGGCCATGTTTATATAAAGacctaaaaaacaaataatccaTTAGATCGAAAATTCATTGGTTTATTGTACAATCAGGCATTATTGTCTTATTaagagttaaattattaataatttaaaaatattattggctgtgcatttgaaaaaaaaaactaaaaaattctaTCATCGCTTTCTCTCGTCGCTTTGGAAGAAAAGAAATCACCAAACAGCTGCCTCAGCCATTAATTTCGAAGTTAATTGGTTTTCTCCCATAAATCACCACACCTGTCGAGGCCGGGAGGCGCTCCCTGACGCAAAATTCGCGCCGGCTGTTGAAGAAAAGCGCGGCACACGGCCGAAGGAGGCGTGGCCCGTGGCCTGCTGATTGCCAGTCTCGTTCGTGAGTAGTTTCGGTTGGTTGTTCGTTCATTCAAACGAAGCGAAGGCACCGTCGGTCCAGCCTTATTGTCTTCGAGTGAAAAAGGACATTTTTATCTGTGAAACGGAGTGTTGTGTCCCGATGACAGCCTAGGAACCGCGCCACCCCCGCGAAAGGTACGTGAGACCCCTTTGCGGGGATGTTATTCACGCCGCGTCGGTTGCACCTGTTACGGAGTTGCCAATGCTGCTGTGATTTATCTCTTTTGCGTCAGGGTAGTTAACAGAAGGGTCGGGCCAGGGTAAAACACGGCCTGAGGGCCGCGAGGAAGACTGGGGATGCTGTAGGGGTTGAAAGGCAGGGGTGAGAACTGTCGGAAGGCTCCCGGAGGCGACGTTGCGGGGGCGGTGCACCTGTTGCTGCCTGACAAGtcggtgaaaaataataacgagCTCGACCTTGGCGTGCGGCTCGAGATTCATAAGGTCTCGGATGTCAAAAAAGGAGACAGGAGACGAgcacaagatttttttaaggcttggcagcagagaaaaaaattagcaagcAATATAGTTCACTGTAAGGGgataaaaatacgaaaaatgattttaattaaagcaaattacaattttaacagggcaattttccagctcatttcgtgcaattttatatttacaaggAAACATCACACACCGACcgaattcaaatgaaattataatgaaatgACCAATTCAAACtcgaaaaaatatgttattagGGTAGGTTGGACCGTGGATTTTTGCTatcaattacaatttaaattaatattgacagctaaaatatttaaatttattccccATTGGTCAGCACAGTTAAATTCCTAGTTAAACTTCACACAGACAAGAGTCGTGGCCCGTGGCCGTTAACATGATTACTTAAAAGCGTATTTATTTAGAGTCCTTGGAGGCTCCTTACGAGCaccaataataaattctttgATCCGATTAGAGACAAGAGGCTCAAAGTGGATTAGGGTGGCAGCGGCTCGGCGGTTGCACTTGGTGGGCCTCCGCAGCCGCCGGAGTCTTGTGGCGGCTGCACCGGACACACGTCCTCGTCCTCCGCGTCCAGGAATGCGGATCGAGAGCCTTCAATGTGGGGCCTCAGTTTTTGCAGGTCCTCGAGGGGCAGCGGAGGCGGTGGGGGCTGCGCCTGCAGGACGGTCCTGCGGAGGATCTCGTGCTCGCGCATCTTCTGCTCCAGGTGGTCCTTGTAGGCGTTGTTGAAGTAGCCGTTCAGCAGCCGCCACACTCCAGCCGAGTACCACACTACGATTGACATCGTCATGAAACCCTTCACTATCATCAACCcctaaaaatacaaacacaggaaatttattaaattaattagataaaaaggaaaattggaattttggcaaagaaattatttaaatttttcttattgagTAAATGCAGGATTTTTCTGCTCcagaaaaacttaaaaattagtaaaaaaaattacctagattttatttttaaattaaataagtgctcttaaaaattcaagcgattttttctggaaatttatCCTACGTTTTCGGGACACGTACGTGCATGTTTtcgttttttcttcttctcacTGCTCGTTCCAGTACTCGACGGCGATGGTGAAGACGTTCTTAAGGTGCGGCCACGCCATTGTCAGTACCACCATGAATGTGTTGCAAACGACGAAAATTTTCATGTACTCGACCCCCTCGCCAGTGCGCAACCACCCACCGAAGCCCTGGTAttcctcgtcgtcgtcgtaCAAGTCCGGTTTTTTTTCACTTGGAGTCGACGCTTCcgcctgaaaatttaattccaaatctGAGAGCaaaattctgaatatttttaacttaaaaatacaggtttttaaggaaaagtgccaaaagaattaaagatattgttttattttttatctaatttaacttgttttggtttaatttttgggtagatttaattttaattaggatagattatttttaaggtggtattaattatttaataaatttacatacgATCATAGTGAACGCCATATccagttaaaattattgaaaaatagataataatatatagtgtgacatattttcattttcaattagaaatttactccaaaatcaatttaaataaaagctggAAAATTCTCTTAATATGTTTATATTCTGTTAAGTGACTCTTTTCCTTGCTAAAAAACccctgatttttaatattttggtgcaaattttacaattcatAGAATGTCTTGAGAATTTTCTAAATGATCTAAAAAATCCTGACGTTAAAATTAccagaaaataagaaaaaaataacaaataaatgacCTAAACTGACGATTCAAGGGCAAATCGACTAGAatactttttacttttaattaaaattaacaaaaataccTGTGAATTTTTTGTCGCGGTGGTGTAAGACGTGGAGGCAGTGACGATGGTGCTGGTGCTTTGTCCTCCGCGTCCGCGCACCGGCTTCTTCATGACTGCCCGTCCGTTCGTGTTCGACGGGACACTCCGGCCGGGACGCTTGTCTGGCTTCCGAGGGGGCAAATTGGCTTTACAACCCCCCTGTATACACGGTGACGTCACGAACCAACCAGTCggagtgtgagtgtgtgtccCAGTTggagcaaataaatacaaagaATGCTTGAATGAAAATCCAGTGTAATTTCCCCTGGCACGTTCTCGCGTCAGCATTAATTAACGCCGCGCGACAACTGAATACACCCACCCCCGCCGAGCCAGGGTTGCCAGCCGCCCTCTGCGacaagtaattattattgctcttGCTGCCGGGGAACATCGATTTTCTGCGTTTATTAATAAACCTTCTCACTTGGCTCGCTCGTTCCAATTTAGCTGCTATCGTTTTCAATGTAGCGTGGCATTTATATACACACCCACGCACTCGCAAAATTCCAATCAGATCGTTCACTCTGTGAATGGTTCCATTTTGCCTTTGTCCAGTCAAAACTGGAGCACatacaattttcattgaagaacgtagaaatatattttaaaataatgttgtaAAAACAGCTTATCGCACTGcgatagttttattttttaattaaacaaaattaatgtgtttttGAAAGGTCAGGGAGTTTTTTTATacagtgaaaaaaatacaatcatgCTATAAAATTTCGCTTACCAATATTAAAGAACAGAATGAAGTACTGAAACAAtatcaaagtttaaaattaaaggactgaaataaaaataattaaaatttaatttgttttaaaattacgatttttgaaaaaattaacgagttaaattatttgaaatttaatttcaaggaaatttaGGGGCTATTAACCGTAATTGGACCCTCCGCGTGCTTAAAGGGCGCTCAGGCACATCAGGGCGTTACCTGAGCGAATTGCTTCCTTCAAACGaatcaaatttccatttaaaaaaagggtttGAGGCAACCCTATATACAGCAGGAGGCTATATTGACTAAACAAGGGCGTGCTCACCTGGCGGCGTGGCGGATCACTCGCGTGCATTGTAATCCACATAATTCAGGCCGATAATGATGCCAAGAGTGGATGGATGCACCCTTCGTCGCGTCGCCTCTCTTTTGCTTCTGCTCCAGAGCCTGCTTGCTTGCACACATTCGATTAACACGCTTTTGTTCCGCCCTGGCTCTACGTGCGGCGTCAATCTGCGCCCGGTAATTGAATCAAATCTCCGTCGCTCGCTTGCCGTTATTTTTCCCTGCAGGCTCGGCCGGCGAATCCTAATCGTAATCGGCGTGGAGCCTTGAAACTTTGTCAGTTGCCGGAGTAAAACACGTAAATCAATTCTGCAGCactggaaaacaattttattcatttaaaataattttttctgcaaggTGTACtgcaaaaatacttttacttaaaaagttttaaacaagttattactttttaaaattaatttgaaaagaaaattcaatagTTGCGTAAAcctttagtgtttgaagctgccaacagatggcgccaccgcaTGCattggtaataattttaattctaaggcacttccgctgcgatttcagactcaatcctggcTCTGtaaattcttcacttaatatgctttcttttgacgtgctgaaatccaaaatcagtccagccatttgccgtagaaatgttggaaaatattttatatttaaaaaaattgtatttcacgAACACTAAAGGTTtttacaactggtgaatttcaAAGTCTTCAAGCCTGCtgaatattccatttttttattccataaagctgtgaagaaaaattataaaaaagcagcattaGATTAATTACTTTCTGGAAGTCCATAATTTTCAGTAAAAGTCTGACAATGAGGCTGCGTCTTTCTTTCTCGGTGAAATAAATGCGTCTTGCGTAAACAAAAATCGATGTCggtaaaaaattcatcgagTGGTTGGGTAGAAAAGTTGGCGGTGGCTCATCCATTGTGGTGCTGGTGCTCAGGCGGACGATAATGGGGGCGCTCGCTGCTGGATGGCTTTCCTTTAAAATGCACGGCTCGTCTAGACTCATTATTTGTCCCCTGGCCGCCACTTTTTCCTCCGCTCGCTTTGTCTgcggaatttttaatgtagcCCTTTGTTTATTGCGCCCGCCGAAAGGACGCTCTCTAAATTTTTCATCGGCCCAAACAAAAGCGGCCGTTGCCTCAGCGGCTAAATAAATgtgaagagagaaaaatgcacagccacatttttgacattaataaacccgtattaaaaataaataaacgcattttaaaatgagccACAAGTTTCGAGGAAAGTGAAATTGTTGGAAAAGCCTGTGCTTGGCTGCGTCTGGCGTGATTTTCCTTTCGCAAGAGTGGCGCGATTGTCGCGTCGGCAAACGAGGCGCAGGCATTGAATCGACTCGCAAATTGTCGCGTCAGTTTCTGCATCGCACACTTTCTGAAAGGACGTCGGGACTCGCGTGTCACGGGCAACTCTGCTTCTGGTTGGCGGCCGTGTGCGCGTGAAAGGCGCCGTAATTGCGGCGCCGGCCgcggattaaaatttatctctctCATCCACACTGCCAGTTGAGCAGACGAAAGAAAATCTCCGTGCATGGCTGCTGAGACTGTGATTGGTCCAATTTGATAAGACAGGCATTAGTTGCTTTAAAGTACAATTACAgtcgccatttttaaatttaaaaaacttaattctgtgtcaaacttaatttttccagGTTCAAAAAATGTCTTAAGGGCCTTTGAAAAGGAGTGAAATCATCCTgggatccaagatggcgtaagttgcataagcccttagtgtttgaagccgccaacagatggcgccaccgtagattTTCgtaatacatttaattttaaggcacttccgctgcgatttcagactcaatcctaccACTCTGCGTTCTTCACTTAAGAcactttcttttgacgttctgaaaacaaaaatcagtccagtcATTCGCCGTTGAAccgtcggaaaatatttttttatttctaaaaatagttttttatgattctacggcgaatggctttGCCGATTTTGGCTTTCCGCGcgtaaaaagaaattattttaagtgaagaacccagaatggcaggattgagtctgaaatcgcagcggaagtgccttaaaaagtatacggtggcgccatctgtcggtggcttcgaacactaagggtttatacaactggtcaatttgataatatgaattttcgcGCTCTTGCAGTCCATTTTTGcaggttgaaaataaatgttttacgTGATTTTAAAAGTGGTGAAATCATGCTAGAATAAAATTGGCGTCATTTAGGTACCTTTAAAGGATTcaacaatttgattaaattatttaagtaagAGATTTACGCATATTTGAACAACTCCCTTCTGATTTTTCCTTTGGGCGTGTCCTTTAAAGGTCTGCCATATTTAAACTTGTTGCATCTAACTAAAATCAAACTTGGGCTCACTAAAATATCGACTTTATGatcaattattaataacaaatttaagctGTAGTTCTGGGCAAAggcgtttaaaattaaaaatggcggcTTGAGTACTCCTTAAGTCGAAAATCCCCACAACATTCAAGTGGTTGGTAATCCTCAAAtgaatttggtaaattttgaagcGGCTTATTACAGGGAAGGTAGCTAATTCAGAGGGGATTTAATTGAAGCTGTTGTTAGGATTGAGGGTCCGGCGGCGAATCGTGGGTGGAGGGTGGAGGGCAAACAGCAGGGGGTGGGAGAGGACACTCGAgagcggctggctggctggctggctggc
This window encodes:
- the Xport-A gene encoding uncharacterized protein Xport-A is translated as MKKPVRGRGGQSTSTIVTASTSYTTATKNSQAEASTPSEKKPDLYDDDEEYQGFGGWLRTGEGVEYMKIFVVCNTFMVVLTMAWPHLKNVFTIAVEYWNEQ